TGTTCTTCCGTCATATTTTGATTTGCACTTATTCGGGCTCCCCCCTATTACCCTTTTCATCATTCTTCTTAAATCCATTCTTTCCATATAGGTTAAAGTCATATCCGTCACTCCCCCCCAAGAAACGACAGAAGCTACACCCTCCATATAGATTGCTGTAAAAAGGGCCATCACCCCACCTCGAGAAAATCCAAATACATGAATTTGACTTTTTAAAACATTAGGTTGTTCTTTTAACCATCGATAGGCTGAGAAAGCATCTTCCCGATCTCGCCCAGCAAAATCTTCATCCCCTTCTCCTCCCCGATTTCCACGGTAAAAAGGAGCAAAAACAACAAACCCCTCAGATGCAAACTGTGCAATTCTCGCAGGTCGAACCATTCCGACATTTTTGATTCCACCACGTAAATATAAAAAACCAGGATAAACTCCACTTTCTTTAGGTTCTGCTAATAACCCCTTCACTTTCAATCCATCAGACAAATAAGTAATAATATACATCTTTACATTTGGATTTGGAGAGGGAAATCTATATTTTTCCCCAGTAAAATAGAAACC
This DNA window, taken from Oikeobacillus pervagus, encodes the following:
- a CDS encoding alpha/beta hydrolase family protein, which gives rise to MEGFYFTGEKYRFPSPNPNVKMYIITYLSDGLKVKGLLAEPKESGVYPGFLYLRGGIKNVGMVRPARIAQFASEGFVVFAPFYRGNRGGEGDEDFAGRDREDAFSAYRWLKEQPNVLKSQIHVFGFSRGGVMALFTAIYMEGVASVVSWGGVTDMTLTYMERMDLRRMMKRVIGGSPNKCKSKYDGRTPLFELGKITCPVLIIHGLKDENVSAEHSFRLEKGLHQLGKEVTTWYFEDYTHYFPPVVNRQVVTNLCQWMKSQGESC